The proteins below come from a single Ktedonobacterales bacterium genomic window:
- a CDS encoding DinB family protein, which yields MQQHVQELVRRFAEVNDALRSLVEPCTTTQWQTPCVVGEWSVGVTVHHIANGYDQEGWVAAVIAAILAGQRLPPQQADGPAGQDFNEWHAHHFATYTQEETLAVLRHNEAAVLGLIEGLQDEDLERTAPTSSGSGRVSLRRIIEAILINHAQEHLRSLQAALETG from the coding sequence ATGCAGCAGCACGTTCAAGAGTTGGTACGTCGGTTTGCTGAGGTGAACGACGCCCTCAGGAGCCTGGTGGAACCCTGTACGACCACGCAGTGGCAAACCCCCTGCGTGGTTGGGGAGTGGTCGGTTGGCGTCACCGTCCACCATATCGCCAACGGCTACGATCAAGAGGGCTGGGTCGCAGCCGTCATTGCCGCGATCCTTGCTGGGCAAAGGCTTCCTCCCCAGCAGGCAGACGGTCCTGCGGGGCAGGATTTTAACGAGTGGCATGCGCACCACTTTGCCACGTATACCCAGGAGGAGACGCTGGCGGTGCTGCGGCACAACGAGGCCGCCGTCTTAGGGCTGATCGAGGGCCTGCAGGACGAAGACCTGGAGAGAACAGCCCCCACTTCATCTGGGAGCGGTCGGGTGAGTCTGCGCCGCATCATCGAGGCGATTCTCATCAACCACGCGCAGGAACATCTCAGGAGCTTGCAGGCGGCTCTGGAGACGGGGTGA
- a CDS encoding helix-turn-helix domain-containing protein, translated as MRAYSNDLRQRIVRAVDQGHRQAEIAAAFQLSVATIKRYLKQRRETGCVRHWKSGSSSH; from the coding sequence ATGAGAGCCTATTCTAACGACTTACGCCAACGCATCGTGCGAGCCGTTGACCAAGGGCATCGCCAGGCCGAGATTGCCGCCGCCTTTCAGCTTTCCGTTGCCACTATCAAGCGCTATCTCAAGCAACGCCGGGAGACCGGGTGTGTGAGACACTGGAAGAGTGGCTCATCCTCGCATTAA